Proteins found in one Betaproteobacteria bacterium genomic segment:
- a CDS encoding carbohydrate-binding protein yields MRKRMITESRQGAVPPEQDWLNVEDLAEVEITSEDPAHPIDAALIPGKGAGWRAAEAGRQTIRVLFDHPQRLRWIRVDFVETEVERTQEYVLRWSADGGQSFRDIVRQQWNFSPSGATTETEDHRVQLAGVTVLELAITPDIGGGAAKASLAQLRIA; encoded by the coding sequence GAATGATCACCGAATCCCGGCAGGGCGCCGTCCCGCCGGAGCAGGACTGGCTGAACGTGGAAGATCTGGCGGAGGTGGAGATCACGTCCGAAGATCCGGCCCACCCCATCGACGCCGCACTGATTCCCGGCAAGGGCGCCGGTTGGCGCGCGGCCGAAGCCGGCCGGCAGACGATCCGCGTTCTCTTCGATCACCCACAGCGGCTGCGCTGGATCCGGGTCGACTTCGTGGAGACCGAGGTGGAGCGGACACAGGAGTACGTGCTGCGCTGGTCTGCCGATGGCGGTCAGTCCTTCCGCGACATCGTGCGGCAGCAGTGGAACTTCAGTCCGAGCGGCGCGACCACCGAGACTGAGGATCACCGCGTGCAGCTCGCTGGCGTTACGGTGCTCGAACTTGCGATCACGCCCGACATCGGCGGCGGCGCGGCGAAGGCTTCGCTCGCGCAGCTGCGCATTGCCTGA